cccttcaTTCTAtctttctttcacttttgcTTGCCCTCGaaccttttaaaatgttcccccttctctctgatTCGTCAGACGCGAGAGAATGTCCCtctttttgtctccctctctctctctctctacctcactccctctctttctctctccgtctctgatTAGATACACTGATTCTTCATTCAATGGACGTCATTTAGCACAGACTCTGCCTTGAGTTGCTTCCTCGCTTCACGCTCGATTTCCGACCATTCTTCCCTTATTAAGTATTCGTGTAATATTAATAGTCATGAATATCTGCTATTAGGAGTCCAAGGGAAGAAGCAGACCTCTGCTAATATGAGCTCGAGCGAGGCAACAGCTCAGTGACAGAACGAGAAGACAGAAGAAGGATATAAGAAACTTTAACAATAATCTGCAAgacaaaatacagcattttaaaatcaaatgaagGGCAGCAGGAATTTAACCAAATTCTGATGGATTACTGTGCTTCGGCGGTGCATATTTGAACATTGGCGCTGTGATCTTGCTATAGTGTTGTGctgggtttattttatttgctcttATTTATTTTCGTTGATCtatcaacatttttttgtgaaattcttGCGTTTTGAGTCGTTCGAACCGCTTCACAGATGTTAGTGCACAGTTTTTCCGCGATGGTGAGTTGTATTAAGGAGTGAAGTGCTTGACTATTTAAGCgtttacattcaaatttaaattgttGGCAATTTTCTCAATTCGTTTGGCTATGCAACTATttgtataatattattattattattgttattattattattagtttaataataatatatggcTTCATGTTAGTATACCCCCTTGCATCTCAGAAAAATTCTATCTTTGTGTACCGTTCATTTGTCAATCCATCTGCAATTCTTTTTgcataatgtgatttttttttaaatgtactatTACTTGCTCGTATGTTGGATGCaacaaaagctgttttctaTTCTGTTGCGCGCATTACTGATTTTAACTCAACAATGACATACGGGCGCATAAGTgcacacaaaagaaacagaCCATATTATGATTTCCACTAACGTGATTTGGCTTGCTTGACGAGTGACTATGAAGCAACTGGGCCAAGAAAAGGCAACGCTGTGGCGTCGGGGCGAGGGACGCAAATTTAAACGTTTTCGTTTTTCTTGCAGGATCGTCACGACGGCACCAGCAATGGGACAGCCAGGTTACCTCAGCTGGGGAGCGTGGGTCAGTCTCCTTACACCAGCGCCCCTCCGCTCTCCCACACTCCAAACTCCGACTTCCAGCCTCCTTACTTTCCTCCACCTTACCAGCCCATCTACCCCCAGTCTCAGGACCCTTACTCGCACGTCAACGACCCTTATTCCCTCAACCCCCTTCACGCCCAGCCGCAGCCGCAGCACCCGGGCTGGCCGGGACAAAGGCAAAGTCAGGAAAGCAGTTTGCTGCATCAGCATCGCGGGCTGCCCCATCAACTGTGTAGGGAATACCGGCGAGAAGTCCTTCTCCCGTCGGGTCACGGAATTGAGACGGGACTCACAGATTCTCTCCCTATCCATGGAATACCTCATTCTCTAGAAGATGTTCAGGTAAGTCAACGGTTCCCCgcgtttttattatttatataattcgCTGGCGCAAAAgagattattattactattgttattattgtcatgattatttcttatttattattgcGAGCTTTGACTTGTAAATAGAATCTAAATGTACAAAAAGACGCAAGAGAACAATTAAATTACTGGGGAAAATACCAGTtataacagaaaatatgaaCTGTAGGTATTAGTCAATTTAGTACGTTTTTATTGTTATAGTGTACACGGGCCTATAGACTTTGAAATATTGTCTGATAATTGTCAAACAATGATAATTTTCAAATGGGAAATTGTGGGTAATAATAAAAACGCATCTGTGAGTTTTTGAGTTGAATTTTATACACAATAAgccttttatttagaaaataaaaatagaaactAGTCTCCTCGGTAGTTGCAGTAAAAATATTGTGCAATATTGTCCAGCCtgtttaaattaacattttacacagttctataattaaaatatgaaatatgaatgtggaATAATCGAGCAACAATTAAACAGAgagtatttgttcatttttgtaaaaaaaaatttaaaaaaaaatatatatatatataattgtgtATTTCCTCCATGTCGCTGTCGTCTTAATTGTACACATTGACGGGGGTGTCGGGCGAGCTAAGATGTGAGCGGGGAGCCGTGAGCGGTAATAAAGCAGGTCTTGCAATCCTCTCGGAATCACCGAGCGCAGACATGAAAGGAACATAATTTCATAGCGGACTAGCGTTTCCATTCACTTAAAATTGCTAAGGAAATAGTGAGGAAAATAGTTTCCTGGGATTGAATTAATTCTGACAGCAGGACTAGGTGAAGGAGACACATTCACTAGTCAGCCAGTTCGTTTTAAAACATTACCAAAAATGGAGGACGTGCAATTGACTGCTCATGTAAACATCACGTTGCAACAACGCATTTTGCTCGCATAcattttgcagttatttttttgtgtttacgTTGCAGCATGTTGAAGATCAAGGCATTCACATCCCAGACCAGACTGTGATTAAGAAAGGTAAGCTATTTCCTTCAAAATACCATACTTGTGCATGCAAGTTACAAGTCAATCCATGAGCTAACACGATAGGCCAAACTGTCTGCTAAACACGGGCtgctaaaattaaaatgaaatagaaaCACCTTCCTTTTTAGGGTTGCAATTATTCGATTGAATGTATGCCTGAAGGAACACAATGGATGAATTTCAGGGCTGTAGGCTAACAAACATATCCAGGCATTTGCGTGAGTGGGTCGTACAAGGCGCTGCTCTGATTTAACGGCAGTTCTTACGGCTTCTAGCTTTTAGTTCGTCTGCAACTTCTAAACAACAATTAATTGAGCCTGTGTGTTCAGAACTGTTCTTTTAAGATGTACAACTGTTCACCGCAATTTCATTGTATGTTCACTCTGAAGACGTTTCGGTTTGTTCTATGGTTCTGAGTGCAGATTAAAAGAGAAAAGGCACGTGTTATCAAATTTACTTCGATTGTTTATTATTTAGAGCAATGCGAGTATTCCATGGTCAGGTTTAACGTTACATCGCCATGTGGTACTTATGTCAGGTCAAATTGGACATGCACGGGATAAATCTTAAGAGATACTCTTTCCACATCAACATGATAATTGGCTCTTATATTAGTAATCTCTAGAGTTCGTTTAACTCCTATTGTCTCTATTAGCCTCCCCTGAGCTATTAATGTCACATGTGATCTATCCAAAAGTACCAGTCTCTTTGTGTCCGGTTTTGCACAGACAACGCTAACCCCCTTCAAAGTAAAATATCACACTCATGTAATTAGGCTTACAGATTTTTAATACCGTGATTTAGTGTGTGGAAATGTTTCAGTGGCGTGTTGAAGTACAcgtgatataaataaataagtaatatttCAGCATAAGGTGAAGCCATGCAGAGATAGGCCTCTATTCATGGTCACTGGATAAATCTCCTTACCGCATTATTGTTTTGTATACCGGAGTGTAAACATTCTAAAATGTCGTGTTTTACCATATCAACCGTAACCAACACCTTATTAAAGTTATTACACTTACGTAGAGCATTGAATAGatattatgtgcatttttaaatccACTTTTGACATCAGGTATTCCGATTGCATTATACCAATACCAATATTTATTACAAGACACTGTTTTTCACATGTTTTGCAATATtctgtgttaaatattttaaggagTAGATTTGCGCCTCAGAATATATGCCATTTGTATGAAGGTATTAGTGTATCGTTAGTTAGGCTGAAATCGTAAAACTGTAAAGGAAGACGCCCTTGAAGTCGGTTATGTGTCGGTTATGTGGCTTGATGATTTTTAACGGCTTGAAATTATGCACTATTTTCTTTGACCCGCAATTTCGATTTTATTAAGAAATAACAGGTGGGTCAACTTCACGTCAGTTGGTGAAAATATTGTACAAGCCTATTCTACTGAATATCCTCTGTAGCTTCAGCCACTTAATATTCCCGGTGTACTTTAAATGAAGACCGCACGgtgaataaattattgtttcGTTTTAGGTCCTGTGTCTTTATCcaagaacaacagcaactccGTTTCGGGAATCCCTATCAATAAGGACGGACTTTTCGGCGGTGTGGTAAACCCCAACGAagtattctgttctgttccgGGTCGCCTGTCTCTTCTCAGCTCAACATCAAAGTACAAGGTCACGGTGGCGGAAGTGCAGAGACGCCTCTCACCGCCTGAGTGCCTCAATGCGTCTCTGCTGGGCGGGGTGTTGAGGAGGTGAGCTAGCCTAGatgtttttatctttattaaTTTCACGAGTCAGTGTGTGTACACGAATTTCAAAATGATCGACAGTTGTTTTGAACAGATAATGTTCTACCGAACTGCATTTCAGATGTCtctttaacatattttaaccCACTAATGCCAGCACTACTACATTATAAACCATCTTAATTTGCAGAAGACAGTTGTttgtcatatattttaaaaataatgataatgatgcaGATTATAGAAATTTTAACGTGATGCCTGCATTAAGAACACTAACAAGAGTTGTCTCCAAACCAAATGCTCTTATTTGTACTGCAGCAGATGTCATTAGAAAATTTGACTCCTACTTTGAGTCATATATAGTGTTTCaacttcctctgtgtgtgttaaaaataaatattaaattatatgtCTTTTAAAGACATTGCTATTTAATATTACCCGAGTTATTGAGATAATGAGCATGTTTAACACAACAATATCCTACCTGGGACTCGAACATTGGATTCGAACCCATGACCCTCAGGTGGTATATAAAATACTGCATCACCAAATGCTGCCAGAAAGTTCGATGTCCCACTCCCATTTAATCCATAGTGCTGGAGATGAATTCCATTGTGTCTACCTGAGCAGATGTCACCTTCTAACCCACGTGTCTAAAATCTTATACCCACGTCACACCACTACATTTGTTACGCTTTtacaaattataataaaaaaacttcTCGCACGTTGAAAGGTGTAATATAGGTTTTCGTACAAAATTCAACTTACAGACATAAAGGGCGATTGCTTTTACATTAGAACAAGACCGGTAAAATATAGAAATTACTATAAAGGACTATTACTGTTATTCTGTTTGATTTTAGGGGGAACTGTGACTGAATGGAAGAAAacttcctttatttttaaaacatccgGTTCCttaatttttgttaatttaagtAATAGGTTTGTAAATCTTCTCCGTTAAATGTGTTGCGGTAATCGCCTTGAACATATCATATTTATTCTATCAAAAAGGTACACAAGCAAATATACGCTTAAAATACACAGAATATCATGATAATCGCTcgtattgttgttgtttttttatcacagaGCCAAATCTAAGAACGGAGGAAGGTCCTTAAGAGAAAAATTGGACAAAATTGGATTAAATCTACCAGCAGGTAGACGCAAGGCCGCAAACGTTACATTGTTGACGTCACTAGTAGAGGGTAAGTAACGTTGTAAATAATATTAGTTCCAATTCCTGAGATTTTAGTTGTTTTAAGCAATTATATGGGGTCATTTTAAATTAGCATACGAACTCATCCGCGTAATTTGGATTGAGTTTGCCTCGCAAGCAATATTGCATGACGGATGTATGCGTTTTAGTAGGAGAGATCAGAAGAGTTCGGCATAGTTTGGGCATTTACCTGAAGCAGTTTTCACGGACTTGATGTGGGGCCTGTGCACTGTTAGAAGATTGAGGCTAATGATTGAGCTTTGCATGTCCCATTTCACGACGGAAGAATTaggtttgtttttcatgcagCGCTACTAGCTTTTGCTTATGCTCTTGAGAattgtgtgtgatttttcttGTTCCAACGGTAAAGCAATAAAGCAGTTGGTGTATTCTCGTTTATAGCAGAGGCCTGTTGTCgactgaattattattattattattattattattattattattattagtagtagtagtagtatttattattattattattatcattactatttGTAGTTGTAAGGAGTTATTATGGACTTGTTTGCAAGAATCTACATCACCGTTTCCGAATGAGTGACTGGTAAAACATATAGCCACATTATGTTAAAGCATCGTATTAAATAGTCGAATGAATCGGTTATGGCACATGTCTGAGATGCCTTTGGTATTGAATAAATCCATTTTGCTTGCAAATTGAACATTGCTATTCCGTGCGGTGGCATTTGGTGTGCTGTGGGTTTTAAAGGTGAAAGCCTGAGATGGTTCATTGGTTCCTGTTAATCATTATAGCCGGAGACTGAATGCAATATTCATTGCGCTTCATAGAAATTTGGTACATATGTTAATTAGGCTGAAGAAAAATACGATTCGTTTGAGATAAGCGGGAGGGGGGTTCGGGCATAAGGGCAGTCAGTTATTTAGTGAAGGGACACTGCGTTTCTGGAGTGCTGTTATTGTTTACGATCCGCTCCATTTTATGGAAACGAGTTTACTGGACTTGAGCTTTGATGCCCTAATTGGCGCATGCGTTCTTCCGGGGTTGAAGCTTATGGCAGGAAGCCCTGCAGTAAAACCCAACTGTTTCAGGAAATTAAAACCAAAGGCTtgaaaaaatcaacaaaaaaaacgcAGACCTCATTGGAATGACCCTAAAATTCTCATGGTTAAAGTATGTAAGAGTGAGGTTTATGTGTTGTCTCTTAGAATCGGTTTACTGTGGTGTGGAATCCGTGGACATTCCAAAAAGGTTTCAACATTGAAAATCCTGACATAACACTGTATTTTACATGAATCCCAGCCTAATGTGTTACGCAGTTGTTGGTTTTCAAACATGTTATGCCTCTTATAAAGTGCAATATGTCAACTGTATCAGTTTtggtatataaaatatacaggtATGATATCTTTCTAGACTAATATGTTTAAACGCAGGGTTTTTCCTTGGCCGAGTACGATAATTAGATAGATAATGTGTTAAGTGGAAGTGTTAATTGCTCTACATTTGATGTCACTAATTTAGAGCAATATATTACGTGCTgaacccttttttttcttcttaggCGAAGCAGTGCATCTTGCCAGAGATTTTGGTTATGTATGCGAGACAGAATTCCCCGCCAAGGCAGTAGCTGAATATGTAAACCGTCAGCATTCCGACCCAAACGAACAAGtccaaagaaaaaacatgttattGGCAACGAAGTAAGTGCTATTATTGCgttcagaaatgtaaaaagtgcATTAAAGTACTTTCCCTGGTCTAAGCAGTGAAACTGGCTAACACGTAGTGAATGGCCGTGGCTAATTTAgcaaaattgtgttttatttatactgATATAGAGAATCAGCTGACAAATGTCACATGTATTTACGCAACCAGCCGTTAATTTTGCATGATGGCTTTGTTTATTCTAGctgcaattatttttcatttgtgaaaaaacGTGTCCTATAAACTATGACTGTGACACTtctattaaaaatgacataagtTGCATTTAACAAAGAGTCAGCATTTAAAAGTCCTCTACAAGCAATTTAGTCCGCATTTTGTCTTCAGTGAAGTCATGCTATTGGAACTGTGTCAGACACGAGG
The nucleotide sequence above comes from Megalops cyprinoides isolate fMegCyp1 chromosome 2, fMegCyp1.pri, whole genome shotgun sequence. Encoded proteins:
- the tfap2a gene encoding transcription factor AP-2-alpha isoform X3, with product MLVHSFSAMDRHDGTSNGTARLPQLGSVGQSPYTSAPPLSHTPNSDFQPPYFPPPYQPIYPQSQDPYSHVNDPYSLNPLHAQPQPQHPGWPGQRQSQESSLLHQHRGLPHQLCREYRREVLLPSGHGIETGLTDSLPIHGIPHSLEDVQHVEDQGIHIPDQTVIKKGPVSLSKNNSNSVSGIPINKDGLFGGVVNPNEVFCSVPGRLSLLSSTSKYKVTVAEVQRRLSPPECLNASLLGGVLRRAKSKNGGRSLREKLDKIGLNLPAGRRKAANVTLLTSLVEGEAVHLARDFGYVCETEFPAKAVAEYVNRQHSDPNEQVQRKNMLLATKQICKEFTDLLSQDRSPLGNSRPQPILEPGIQSCLTHFSLISHGFGTPAMCAALTALQNYLTEAIKAMDKMYLNNNPNSHSDNGTKGGEKDEKHRK
- the tfap2a gene encoding transcription factor AP-2-alpha isoform X2, whose protein sequence is MKMLWKLTDNIKYEDCEDRHDGTSNGTARLPQLGSVGQSPYTSAPPLSHTPNSDFQPPYFPPPYQPIYPQSQDPYSHVNDPYSLNPLHAQPQPQHPGWPGQRQSQESSLLHQHRGLPHQLCREYRREVLLPSGHGIETGLTDSLPIHGIPHSLEDVQHVEDQGIHIPDQTVIKKGPVSLSKNNSNSVSGIPINKDGLFGGVVNPNEVFCSVPGRLSLLSSTSKYKVTVAEVQRRLSPPECLNASLLGGVLRRAKSKNGGRSLREKLDKIGLNLPAGRRKAANVTLLTSLVEGEAVHLARDFGYVCETEFPAKAVAEYVNRQHSDPNEQVQRKNMLLATKQICKEFTDLLSQDRSPLGNSRPQPILEPGIQSCLTHFSLISHGFGTPAMCAALTALQNYLTEAIKAMDKMYLNNNPNSHSDNGTKGGEKDEKHRK
- the tfap2a gene encoding transcription factor AP-2-alpha isoform X1 → MEQPASEVKNKGTGRTDSHSPNSKNVPVEVPSAFTGFSHESEDRHDGTSNGTARLPQLGSVGQSPYTSAPPLSHTPNSDFQPPYFPPPYQPIYPQSQDPYSHVNDPYSLNPLHAQPQPQHPGWPGQRQSQESSLLHQHRGLPHQLCREYRREVLLPSGHGIETGLTDSLPIHGIPHSLEDVQHVEDQGIHIPDQTVIKKGPVSLSKNNSNSVSGIPINKDGLFGGVVNPNEVFCSVPGRLSLLSSTSKYKVTVAEVQRRLSPPECLNASLLGGVLRRAKSKNGGRSLREKLDKIGLNLPAGRRKAANVTLLTSLVEGEAVHLARDFGYVCETEFPAKAVAEYVNRQHSDPNEQVQRKNMLLATKQICKEFTDLLSQDRSPLGNSRPQPILEPGIQSCLTHFSLISHGFGTPAMCAALTALQNYLTEAIKAMDKMYLNNNPNSHSDNGTKGGEKDEKHRK